In bacterium, one genomic interval encodes:
- a CDS encoding STAS domain-containing protein, producing MQLKVSEMSGIVILEVQGNIMGGPDAALINDEIHKYMLQGKKNFVVNMQSIDLINSSGLGILISNLTTVKNSGGDLRLAQASDKIKQIFQITKLSTVFKHYSTIEDAVKSFA from the coding sequence ATGCAACTCAAAGTATCAGAAATGTCGGGTATTGTTATACTGGAAGTTCAGGGCAATATTATGGGAGGACCGGATGCTGCGCTGATCAATGATGAAATTCACAAATACATGTTGCAAGGCAAGAAAAATTTTGTCGTGAATATGCAGTCTATTGATCTGATCAATAGCTCGGGACTTGGCATTCTGATCAGTAATCTCACAACCGTAAAAAATAGCGGCGGCGATCTGAGACTGGCGCAGGCTTCGGATAAGATCAAACAAATTTTTCAGATTACAAAACTTTCTACGGTGTTTAAACACTACTCTACTATTGAAGACGCTGTAAAAAGTTTCGCATAA
- the secF gene encoding protein translocase subunit SecF: protein MELLVNKNYPFVQNRRTAYLISGSLVTLSLLLFLFIGLNYGVDFIGGTSMEVKFQQPVELDKIRHLISTKFGADRIQNFGSTNDILIHVQEQHDNVSTEVLDMLKKNFQGNDVEMRSVSQVGPKIGDELKISAVWATIWGLIFIVVYLALRFHWKWGLAAVVALAHDVIITLGLFVALQLEFSLAAVAAFLTIVGYSVNDTIVVFDRIRENTRLIKRGGTFEEVVNRSINETLSRTVMTSVLTLLSVAVLLALGGEVIRTFAWALLVGIIVGTYSSVYVASPILIEWKAGDDLKAKIK, encoded by the coding sequence AATAAAAATTATCCCTTCGTTCAAAATCGCCGGACAGCTTATTTGATTTCCGGTAGCTTAGTAACGTTGAGTTTGTTATTATTTTTGTTTATCGGATTAAATTACGGCGTTGATTTTATCGGCGGTACTTCAATGGAAGTAAAGTTTCAACAGCCGGTTGAGCTGGATAAAATTCGCCACCTCATTTCAACGAAATTTGGCGCGGATCGCATTCAAAATTTTGGTTCGACTAATGATATTTTGATTCACGTACAGGAACAGCATGATAATGTTTCTACCGAAGTTTTGGACATGCTGAAGAAAAATTTTCAAGGCAATGATGTCGAAATGCGTTCCGTTAGCCAGGTTGGTCCTAAGATCGGGGATGAGTTAAAAATTTCTGCCGTCTGGGCAACGATCTGGGGACTTATTTTTATCGTGGTTTATTTGGCGTTACGATTTCACTGGAAATGGGGATTGGCTGCTGTCGTCGCTCTGGCCCACGACGTGATCATTACCCTGGGGCTTTTTGTTGCATTGCAATTAGAATTTTCATTAGCAGCCGTCGCTGCTTTTTTGACCATTGTCGGTTACTCGGTCAATGATACGATCGTAGTGTTTGACCGTATTCGTGAGAATACTCGCCTGATCAAACGTGGCGGAACATTTGAAGAAGTGGTTAATCGCAGCATCAACGAAACGTTGAGCCGGACTGTAATGACTTCCGTTTTGACACTACTGTCGGTGGCCGTGCTGTTGGCACTAGGTGGAGAAGTTATTCGCACATTTGCGTGGGCTTTGTTGGTTGGTATTATCGTCGGTACCTATTCGTCAGTTTATGTTGCCAGTCCGATTTTGATCGAATGGAAGGCCGGGGACGATCTCAAAGCAAAAATAAAATAA